A portion of the Lolium rigidum isolate FL_2022 chromosome 1, APGP_CSIRO_Lrig_0.1, whole genome shotgun sequence genome contains these proteins:
- the LOC124698770 gene encoding SKP1-like protein 1, producing the protein MAAEDLKKMIMLKSSDGEEFKVEEAVVMESQTIRHMIEDKCADNGILLPNVNSKILSKVIEYCNKHAQAAKPVADGAADGASALSPAEDLKNWDAEFIKVDHATLFDLSLAANYLNIEELLHLTCQTIADMIKGKTPEEIRRTFNIKNDFTAEEEEEIRREYQWAFE; encoded by the coding sequence ATGGCGGCCGAGGATCTGAAGAAGATGATCATGCTCAAGTCCTCTGACGGGGAGGAGTTCAAGGTGGAGGAGGCGGTGGTGATGGAGTCGCAGACGATCCGCCACATGATCGAGGACAAGTGCGCCGACAACGGGATCCTGCTCCCCAACGTCAACTCCAAGATCCTCTCCAAGGTAATTGAGTACTGCAACAAGCACGCCCAGGCGGCCAAGCCCGTGGCCGATGGTGCAGCAGACGGCGCTTCTGCCCTGTCCCCCGCGGAGGACCTCAAGAACTGGGACGCCGAGTTCATTAAGGTCGACCACGCCACCCTCTTCGACCTCAGCCTCGCCGCCAACTACCTCAACATCGAGGAGCTTCTGCACCTCACCTGCCAGACCATCGCCGACATGAtcaagggcaagactccggaggaGATCCGCAGGACCTTCAACATCAAGAACGACTTCAccgctgaggaggaagaggagatccGCAGGGAGTACCAGTGGGCCTTTGAGTAA